The following proteins come from a genomic window of Proteinivorax hydrogeniformans:
- a CDS encoding secondary thiamine-phosphate synthase enzyme YjbQ — protein sequence MLFKQEITSKKHSQFIEITDIVQKLIEKNNMKFGICYIYIPHTTAAVTINENADPSVQRDMLMELDKMVPLEDGYAHIEGNSAAHIKASLLGFNQTILVENGRLLLGTWQGVYFSEFDGPKTRTIYIKLVSE from the coding sequence GTGTTGTTTAAGCAGGAAATTACCAGTAAAAAACATAGTCAATTTATTGAAATAACAGACATAGTTCAAAAACTTATAGAAAAAAATAATATGAAGTTTGGAATTTGTTATATATACATACCACATACCACTGCAGCAGTGACAATAAACGAAAATGCCGATCCTTCAGTACAAAGAGATATGCTTATGGAACTAGATAAAATGGTGCCTCTAGAAGATGGATATGCTCATATTGAAGGGAACTCAGCAGCACATATTAAGGCAAGCCTGCTAGGCTTTAACCAAACAATATTAGTTGAGAACGGAAGATTACTGTTGGGCACTTGGCAAGGAGTTTACTTTTCAGAATTCGATGGTCCAAAAACAAGAACTATATATATAAAGTTAGTAAGTGAATAA
- a CDS encoding GNAT family N-acetyltransferase has product MKFIYKDTKNPNPSEVLQLYGDVKWSNYTDKPQSLFKGIKNSLEVITAWQDDKLVGLIRAVGDGESILYIQDILVLKDYKRNGIGTELVKRLLAKYPHIRQKVLLTDDSEETRGFYESLGFKAAMKGLISFVKFD; this is encoded by the coding sequence ATGAAATTTATTTATAAAGATACCAAAAACCCTAATCCTTCAGAAGTATTACAGCTTTATGGTGATGTCAAATGGTCAAATTATACTGACAAACCTCAATCATTATTTAAAGGAATTAAAAATTCTTTAGAGGTAATAACTGCCTGGCAGGATGATAAGCTAGTCGGCCTGATACGAGCAGTTGGTGATGGAGAGAGCATCCTCTATATCCAAGATATACTGGTTCTAAAGGACTATAAAAGAAATGGTATAGGTACAGAGCTAGTTAAACGCCTTTTAGCAAAATACCCCCATATAAGACAAAAGGTACTGTTAACTGATGATTCTGAGGAAACTAGAGGGTTTTATGAAAGTTTAGGTTTTAAAGCAGCTATGAAAGGCCTAATATCATTTGTTAAATTTGATTAA